The genomic stretch CTGACCAGTTAACAATCCACTACACCCCACACCCCACACCCCACACCCCACACCCCACACCCTATCTACTACTAGCCACTAGCCACTCACTACTTGCTTTTTGATATTGCCACCTGACTCAACACCTGCATCGGTCCCAATTCTTTTAAGATTTGCATTTGTTGTTCGTTACGCACGAACATTGTGCCAGCAAATCCCAAAGAGTTGATGGCAATCGACTCAAAGCTTTCTTGAGAACGGGGAATCAACAGCATCCATTGGCGGGTTACGAGTAAGTTGTAAGCTCCTGCTTGGATGTTATTCGAGCCGATGTCATACTTTAGCCCCACTGCATTGAGCATTTGGTAGTAATAATTGAGCGTGACTGTGGCAGCTGTTTGAGGAGATTTTGTTTGAATCGGTTCTAGTTGTACGAAAGCATGGACAAAAGGCAAGCTTGGTAGAGTTTCGACTGTACCGCGATTAGTAGTTACCAACAAAGGTTCGAGGGGAATTTGGGGAAAATCTGCGGGTGTGAGTGGGAGGGGAACGATCTGCAAATGTTTGTGACGTTGGCTTGCGCCTGCTGTCTTGCCACCGTTATAGAATGTCAGTCCGTTAAACTCTGCCAGACAGATCCACATGGCAGTAAAGTCGGCGAGAGTTAGTAAGGCTTCCTGTTCTTCAAAGGCGCGGGTAATGAGTAGTAGGTGACAATCGACGACATTGAATTTATTTAGCAAACAAACATGAGTCTCGGAAATGTCTGCTACGTATAAGTTTTTGTCGTAGGGTAAAAAGGGATTAAAGTCTTTACCAGTCGTAGCATTTTGCCGATCCTGTTTTTGCTTTGCCTCGTCTTTGCGATTGAGATTGGTGGCTGTTCTGACCAGGAAACGCACGCCTTGCTGTTCTACAAACTGATATTCGGTAGGAATGGTGACTAAAGCCCCGCGTTCAAGGGCATGTTGGGTTATTGCGATCGCCCTATCCAGCAGCGTACCAGGTTGTAGTATTGTCCCGCGTGCATTCATGTCCTCTTGCATTATCGAATCTTGAATCGGCAGCGTAACTTGAGGCTTCTCGCCCTAGCTTTACCCAATAATGTACTCGATCGCCGTACTCTAACACAAAATATCTCTTGTCATGCGATGGTAGCGCGATCGCCTACTCCCCGATCGTGCTTTCAATTGGGTAAACACACGAGCTGTAAGGACGCACAGCCGTGCGCCCCTACAAATGTCACTCATACAGAGCAATTAACTATAGCGAACGTACTCGTCGCTAATCTTGAAGTAAGATGCGTTTAAATTCAGCGAATTGGGTGAAATACCCTGCAAGATCGCAATCAAATTTGGTTGGGT from Scytonema millei VB511283 encodes the following:
- a CDS encoding ATP adenylyltransferase family protein, producing the protein MQEDMNARGTILQPGTLLDRAIAITQHALERGALVTIPTEYQFVEQQGVRFLVRTATNLNRKDEAKQKQDRQNATTGKDFNPFLPYDKNLYVADISETHVCLLNKFNVVDCHLLLITRAFEEQEALLTLADFTAMWICLAEFNGLTFYNGGKTAGASQRHKHLQIVPLPLTPADFPQIPLEPLLVTTNRGTVETLPSLPFVHAFVQLEPIQTKSPQTAATVTLNYYYQMLNAVGLKYDIGSNNIQAGAYNLLVTRQWMLLIPRSQESFESIAINSLGFAGTMFVRNEQQMQILKELGPMQVLSQVAISKSK